The Alligator mississippiensis isolate rAllMis1 chromosome 8, rAllMis1, whole genome shotgun sequence genomic sequence GAGACCTGAGGAGCCATGAGGGCAGTGCTGACAGGGCAGAGGCCTTGTATAtctgtggggagtgtggggagagCTTTTGGGGCCAACGGGAACTGCGGGCGCATGGCGGGACTCACAGGAGGGAGACAACAGCCCACCCATGTGgagagtgcgggaagagcttccgCTACAAGTCGCGTCTCCTCATCCACCAGAGGACACACTCGGGACAGCGCCCCCACCTGTGCCCAGAGTGCGGGAAGAGTTTTGCCCACCCAGACTATGTCCGCGTCCACCAACGCATCCATACAGGGGAGAAGCCCTACCGCTGTGGCCACTGCGGAAAGAGCTTCATCCAGCCCTCCCACCTCCGGCTGCATCTAcgtgtgcacacaggggagaagccgcaCACGTGCACAGaatgtgggaaaagcttcaagGACCCGTCCCATCTCCGTGTCcacctgcatgtgcacacaggggagaagccacatggcTGCTCAGACTGTGGGAAGACCTTCACGGACCTATCCCACCTCCACGTGCACCAGCGCGTGCATACGGGCGAGAAGCCGCATCCTTGCCCAgattgtgggaagagcttcaacaACCCATCCTACCTGCGTGTGCACCGACGTgtgcacactggggagaagccctaTGGCTGCAGTGAGTGTGGCAGGAGCTTCCGGGAGAGCTCAGCCCTCACCAAGCACCGACGCATCCACACCGGGGAAAAGCCATACCACTGCACTCACTGTGGAAAGAACTTCCGGCACAGCTTTTCCTTCAGCAAGCACCAGCGCCTCCATGCCATGGAGAAGCCACTGCCTGGTGATGATAGTGGAGGGAATTTTACTGATGCTGCTGCTCTTGCCAAGCATGAGCAGACCCACAGCCCAGACCCTTGTGACTGACAACGGTCAGTTTTGCTGGCTCTCCCCTCCCCGTCCTCTCCCAGCCTCAAGCAGGGGTAGCACTCAGCCTGAAATGCCTCCCAGATCACTCTGTTAGTTTGCATGGCCCTGGACATGGGAGTATTCCCCCCAGGAGCACCCGATGTGGGATGTAGTTGGGGGTTAAAACTAACACAAGTTCTTTTTCCTCCAGCATGTCATTTAAAGGGTGGAACTTatggccaccagatgtggtgaAAACAAGGTATTTAACCAGATCCAcaaagggattggacacattcttggaggaaaggggcatcagtagctattaaacatgggagtgaggagcatagcctctgaatcagaactacCTAGCCCCTAAATGCTGGATGTTGCAAGTGAGAGACAAACAGTAGGAAAAACCTTGCTCAAACCCAGCTCGTTCCCCCTTTCAGTATCCACTCTCTGCCGTGGTACGACCAGGATGCTGGGCCAgatagacctatggtctgacccagtcaatGATAGTTCTTACGTTATGGGCTACAGCTGGAACAAAAGAGAAAACGGGGGCTCAGGACTGAactgcagggctcctggcttcTCCCAGGTCAGT encodes the following:
- the LOC102564084 gene encoding zinc finger protein 239 isoform X1, with the protein product MEDPLDSSGDESCMGSLPRPEPSLQAAGAGMLIKTEEPPPEEQPINLKKVPARNQLPALWGQRAAEPQKSPGCREGFKGQRDLRSHEGSADRAEALYICGECGESFWGQRELRAHGGTHRRETTAHPCGECGKSFRYKSRLLIHQRTHSGQRPHLCPECGKSFAHPDYVRVHQRIHTGEKPYRCGHCGKSFIQPSHLRLHLRVHTGEKPHTCTECGKSFKDPSHLRVHLHVHTGEKPHGCSDCGKTFTDLSHLHVHQRVHTGEKPHPCPDCGKSFNNPSYLRVHRRVHTGEKPYGCSECGRSFRESSALTKHRRIHTGEKPYHCTHCGKNFRHSFSFSKHQRLHAMEKPLPGDDSGGNFTDAAALAKHEQTHSPDPCD
- the LOC102564084 gene encoding zinc finger protein 239 isoform X2, translated to MLIKTEEPPPEEQPINLKKVPARNQLPALWGQRAAEPQKSPGCREGFKGQRDLRSHEGSADRAEALYICGECGESFWGQRELRAHGGTHRRETTAHPCGECGKSFRYKSRLLIHQRTHSGQRPHLCPECGKSFAHPDYVRVHQRIHTGEKPYRCGHCGKSFIQPSHLRLHLRVHTGEKPHTCTECGKSFKDPSHLRVHLHVHTGEKPHGCSDCGKTFTDLSHLHVHQRVHTGEKPHPCPDCGKSFNNPSYLRVHRRVHTGEKPYGCSECGRSFRESSALTKHRRIHTGEKPYHCTHCGKNFRHSFSFSKHQRLHAMEKPLPGDDSGGNFTDAAALAKHEQTHSPDPCD